A window of the Bacteriovorax sp. PP10 genome harbors these coding sequences:
- a CDS encoding HesB/IscA family protein: MDQIITVTEKALTHIRDIYQKEAKGLDTGLRLGVSGGGCSGLSYKIEFSEKKEKDNVLDFGDIKILIDPKSSIYLKGVELDFKDGLNGKGFVFSNPNATNTCGCGESFSV; the protein is encoded by the coding sequence ATGGATCAAATCATTACAGTCACAGAAAAAGCATTAACACATATTCGCGACATCTATCAGAAAGAGGCCAAAGGTCTTGATACGGGATTACGCCTTGGTGTTTCTGGTGGTGGATGTTCAGGTCTTTCATACAAAATCGAATTTTCTGAGAAAAAAGAAAAAGACAACGTTCTTGATTTCGGTGATATCAAAATTTTAATCGACCCAAAATCTTCAATTTACTTGAAGGGTGTGGAGCTTGATTTCAAAGACGGACTAAACGGTAAAGGATTTGTCTTTTCAAATCCAAATGCGACAAACACTTGTGGTTGTGGCGAATCGTTTTCGGTTTAG
- the icmF gene encoding fused isobutyryl-CoA mutase/GTPase IcmF, with the protein MKKLRFVTAASLFDGHDVSVNIMRRMLQSKGVEVIHLGHNRSAQEVVDAALQEDVNALALSSYQGGHVEYFTYIRELLDAAGAKNVKIFGGGGGVITASEIELLHSRGITRIYSPQDGMEIGLNGIIDDMIAKADPNTLAGVDFNKFDLSALDKRSIAKVITAIEDNGELPVKFNPGTVPVLGITGTGGAGKSSLIDELLLRFYRHSPDCRIALISVDPTKKKTSGALLGDRIRLGSASFSNFYIRSLATRDSNTELSPQIKNVVSFLKSQPFDLILVETSGIGQASDEITKVADKCIYVMTPEFGAATQLEKIEMLDAAHFIVLNKFEKPRSEDALRDIRKQWRRNHNQFAGHPGAPEDKDLPIYGTMASQFNDVGVNALFADIVKTMNVKANNLDALKCDKAPTVKKRIIAPERSLYLRDISGTVREYNRNALENAEKLKDYEALLITSNLLQGNKDVVAKLAEVKASLPENVFAELKTFEDTIAQYDNGTFSYFVRGKEIKVITKYKSLSHNDISKVGYPKFNSLTDKYRFIKGSNLPGHFPFAAGIFPFKRADEDPKRMFAGEGGPLRTNTRFHYLSKDDQAKRLSTAFDSVTLYGEDPDIRPDIFGKIGEAGVSIATLDDMQDLYKGFSLIDPFTSVSMTINGPAPIILALFMNTAMKQTLKGDDFWNEQKRVEVMKQVRGTVQADILKEDQAQNTCIFSLEFALKMMGDIQEYFCRHAIKNYYSVSISGYHIAEAGANPISQMAFTLSNGFTFVEYYLSRGMKIDDFSQNLSYFFSNGLDPEYTVMGRVARKIWAVTLRDKYGANEKSQQFKYHVQTSGRSLHAQEIDFNDIRTTLQAFLALSDNCNSLHTNAYDEAITTPTEESVRRAMAIQMIINREFGMNKTDNPIQGAYIVEELASLVEEQVLREFENISDKGGVLGAMESMYQRSKIQEESLYYETLKDSGEFPIIGVNTYIAPNIKEQMAKEIEISRCSDAEKTDQINRLNKFKETNKGKADEALKRLKEVALNDGNVFEELLYTVNFASLGQITNLLYEVGGKYRRNM; encoded by the coding sequence AGGTCATTCATTTAGGACACAACCGTTCGGCGCAAGAAGTCGTAGACGCGGCCCTTCAAGAAGATGTTAATGCTTTAGCTTTAAGCTCTTATCAGGGCGGACATGTTGAGTATTTTACTTATATCAGAGAGCTTCTGGATGCCGCAGGTGCAAAAAATGTAAAAATTTTCGGTGGTGGTGGTGGTGTAATTACTGCTTCAGAAATTGAATTATTACATTCTCGCGGGATCACTCGCATTTACTCTCCACAAGATGGAATGGAAATCGGCCTTAACGGAATCATCGATGACATGATTGCGAAAGCGGATCCCAATACGCTTGCTGGCGTAGATTTTAATAAATTTGATTTATCTGCACTTGATAAACGCTCGATCGCAAAAGTTATTACAGCGATTGAAGATAATGGTGAGCTTCCAGTAAAATTTAATCCGGGAACTGTTCCTGTTTTAGGAATCACTGGTACTGGTGGAGCAGGGAAGTCATCTCTAATTGATGAATTACTTCTTCGTTTCTACCGCCACTCTCCCGATTGCAGAATTGCTCTCATCTCAGTTGACCCTACAAAGAAAAAAACATCGGGAGCTCTTCTTGGAGACCGTATTCGTTTAGGAAGTGCAAGCTTCTCTAACTTCTACATTAGATCTCTGGCGACTCGTGATTCAAATACTGAACTATCTCCACAAATTAAAAATGTTGTATCGTTTTTAAAATCTCAACCATTCGACTTAATCCTGGTTGAAACTTCTGGTATCGGACAAGCGTCTGATGAAATTACAAAAGTTGCTGATAAGTGCATCTACGTAATGACTCCGGAATTCGGGGCCGCAACTCAGCTTGAAAAAATCGAGATGCTTGATGCTGCTCACTTTATTGTTTTAAATAAATTCGAAAAACCACGCTCGGAAGATGCTCTAAGAGATATCAGAAAGCAGTGGAGAAGAAATCATAACCAATTCGCTGGTCACCCTGGTGCTCCAGAAGATAAAGACCTGCCAATCTACGGAACAATGGCGTCTCAATTTAACGACGTTGGTGTAAACGCTCTATTTGCTGACATTGTAAAAACGATGAACGTAAAAGCGAATAACTTAGACGCTTTAAAATGCGATAAAGCTCCAACTGTTAAAAAGAGAATCATCGCTCCTGAAAGATCACTTTATTTAAGAGATATTTCTGGAACAGTAAGAGAGTACAACCGCAATGCTTTAGAGAATGCTGAAAAACTGAAAGATTACGAAGCACTTTTAATTACTTCGAACCTTCTTCAAGGAAACAAAGACGTTGTAGCAAAACTTGCTGAAGTAAAAGCAAGTCTTCCTGAAAACGTATTTGCTGAATTAAAAACATTCGAAGATACAATCGCTCAGTACGACAATGGAACTTTTTCTTACTTCGTTCGCGGAAAAGAAATTAAAGTTATCACAAAGTATAAGTCTCTATCTCACAACGATATTTCAAAAGTTGGTTACCCGAAGTTCAATTCATTAACTGACAAGTACCGCTTCATTAAAGGATCAAACCTTCCAGGACACTTCCCGTTCGCTGCTGGGATTTTCCCATTCAAGCGTGCTGATGAAGATCCAAAAAGAATGTTTGCCGGAGAAGGCGGGCCACTAAGAACAAATACACGTTTCCATTATCTATCAAAAGATGATCAGGCAAAACGTTTATCAACTGCATTCGACTCGGTAACTTTATACGGAGAAGATCCAGATATTCGTCCAGACATCTTTGGTAAAATCGGAGAGGCCGGAGTTTCAATTGCAACTTTAGATGACATGCAAGATCTATATAAAGGCTTCAGCCTTATCGATCCATTCACTTCAGTTTCAATGACAATTAACGGGCCAGCGCCAATCATCCTTGCTCTATTCATGAATACGGCGATGAAACAAACGCTTAAAGGCGATGACTTTTGGAATGAACAAAAACGTGTTGAAGTGATGAAGCAGGTTAGAGGAACAGTTCAAGCTGATATTCTAAAAGAAGATCAAGCTCAGAACACATGTATCTTCTCACTTGAATTCGCACTTAAGATGATGGGAGATATTCAAGAGTATTTCTGCCGTCACGCGATTAAAAACTATTACTCAGTCTCAATTTCTGGTTACCACATTGCTGAAGCTGGAGCGAATCCAATTTCTCAAATGGCCTTCACGCTTTCAAACGGATTCACATTTGTTGAATACTATTTAAGCCGTGGAATGAAGATTGATGACTTCTCTCAGAACCTTTCGTACTTCTTCTCAAATGGCCTGGACCCTGAATATACAGTAATGGGAAGAGTTGCTCGTAAGATTTGGGCAGTAACTTTAAGAGATAAATACGGTGCGAACGAAAAGTCGCAGCAGTTTAAATACCACGTTCAAACTTCTGGACGCTCTCTGCACGCTCAAGAGATCGACTTCAACGATATCAGAACAACTCTTCAGGCTTTCCTGGCGTTATCTGATAACTGTAACTCTCTTCACACAAATGCTTATGATGAAGCCATCACAACACCTACAGAGGAATCTGTAAGACGTGCGATGGCGATTCAGATGATCATCAACCGTGAATTCGGAATGAACAAAACTGATAACCCAATTCAAGGGGCCTACATTGTTGAAGAACTGGCCAGCTTAGTTGAAGAACAAGTTCTTCGCGAATTCGAAAACATCTCTGATAAAGGCGGTGTTTTAGGCGCGATGGAATCAATGTACCAACGCTCAAAAATTCAGGAAGAGTCTCTATACTATGAAACTCTGAAAGATAGTGGAGAGTTCCCGATTATCGGTGTTAACACTTACATCGCTCCAAACATTAAAGAGCAGATGGCAAAAGAAATCGAAATCTCTCGTTGCTCGGACGCTGAAAAGACGGATCAAATCAACCGTCTGAATAAGTTTAAAGAAACAAACAAGGGTAAAGCAGACGAGGCCTTAAAACGTCTTAAAGAAGTTGCACTGAATGACGGAAACGTTTTCGAAGAACTTCTTTATACTGTTAACTTCGCCAGCCTTGGACAAATCACAAACCTTCTTTATGAGGTTGGTGGTAAATATCGTAGGAACATGTAA
- a CDS encoding cob(I)yrinic acid a,c-diamide adenosyltransferase has translation MKKSAVYTRTGDKGITGLVGGTRIKKSDSRIHLYGEVDELNSYIGLGISFLDKSFDKSLLQQIQSSLFDLGSNLACEKEKRSQFKLPQIKTSSIEKLESDIDQMDSQLIPLKHFILPGGSSAAAAFHVCRTVCRRIERQMVDFEEQNPGEVPENALQYMNRLSDYFFILSRYLNSSNQIEETQWIPEA, from the coding sequence ATGAAAAAATCGGCCGTCTACACTCGCACAGGTGATAAAGGTATTACTGGTTTAGTTGGTGGAACGCGTATTAAAAAAAGCGATTCACGTATTCATCTTTACGGAGAAGTAGACGAGCTGAATTCATACATTGGTCTTGGGATTTCTTTTTTAGACAAAAGTTTTGATAAATCACTTTTACAGCAGATTCAATCAAGCCTTTTCGATCTGGGAAGTAACCTTGCTTGTGAAAAAGAAAAACGTTCGCAGTTTAAACTTCCTCAGATCAAAACATCATCAATTGAAAAATTAGAATCAGATATCGATCAGATGGATTCTCAACTTATTCCATTAAAACACTTCATTCTTCCAGGTGGAAGCTCAGCTGCGGCCGCTTTTCATGTGTGTAGAACAGTATGTAGAAGAATTGAAAGACAAATGGTGGATTTCGAAGAACAAAACCCGGGGGAAGTTCCCGAGAATGCTCTTCAGTATATGAATCGTTTATCAGATTATTTTTTTATTCTTTCGCGCTATTTAAATTCTAGCAATCAGATTGAAGAAACTCAGTGGATACCGGAAGCTTAA
- a CDS encoding DUF2252 family protein gives MKWVYVPTMFVLAFFYAKVTLNDFMPRKQNWAIDRSPANGPQTCREMLSDFYPTQTSEFLETRINANEDFYSFYRAFSPVFYKQMLDQNFGSMFKKLEKYRGTIAGDLHVENFGFAIDDKGKVIFVVNDIDDATEGEIYYDVIRHFISAKIVDKKITWDDYFSAYQKGLKGESRHYSFYTEKGMNDVAEVTEKYIDKYVSFDGPFKFKKFKTPYRATTSTEETELIKALKDKFPKVEIFDHYVRIKEDGGSAGLKRFQVLARVSPKDKVQWLDIKESAISGYDKVFGPQAKETFENRMLAIKKNIYGNQLDESLDVLTIDKHPYSFRFVDQFASGLKLADIPEDDYTDVILDEAYVIGKMHQLSLKENAPEYARTWAEVKSSTLEERLMDLKFKLKDLYKESKK, from the coding sequence ATGAAGTGGGTATACGTACCAACAATGTTTGTCCTCGCTTTTTTTTACGCTAAAGTAACTCTGAATGACTTCATGCCTAGAAAACAAAATTGGGCCATTGATCGCTCTCCTGCGAATGGACCACAAACCTGCAGAGAGATGCTCTCTGATTTTTATCCAACACAAACATCAGAATTTTTAGAAACACGTATAAATGCGAATGAAGATTTTTATTCATTTTACCGTGCATTTTCTCCAGTGTTTTATAAGCAGATGCTTGATCAGAATTTTGGATCAATGTTTAAAAAACTAGAAAAATACCGTGGAACTATCGCGGGAGATCTTCATGTGGAGAACTTTGGTTTTGCCATTGATGATAAAGGAAAAGTTATCTTTGTTGTCAATGATATCGACGATGCGACTGAAGGTGAAATTTATTACGATGTCATTCGCCACTTTATTTCAGCCAAAATTGTTGATAAAAAAATCACTTGGGATGACTACTTTAGTGCTTATCAAAAAGGGCTTAAAGGGGAATCTCGCCATTATTCATTTTATACTGAAAAAGGTATGAACGATGTCGCAGAAGTCACAGAAAAGTATATTGATAAATACGTAAGCTTTGATGGGCCTTTCAAATTTAAGAAATTTAAAACACCTTATAGAGCAACGACTTCAACTGAAGAAACAGAGCTTATAAAAGCATTAAAAGACAAATTCCCTAAAGTTGAAATCTTTGATCACTACGTAAGAATTAAAGAAGATGGCGGAAGTGCTGGTCTGAAGCGTTTTCAAGTTTTAGCGCGTGTATCACCTAAGGATAAAGTTCAGTGGCTAGATATTAAAGAGTCAGCGATTAGTGGATATGACAAAGTCTTTGGGCCACAAGCGAAAGAAACTTTTGAAAATAGAATGCTAGCGATAAAGAAGAATATATATGGAAATCAATTAGATGAATCTCTGGATGTATTAACAATTGATAAACATCCATATAGTTTTAGATTTGTTGATCAATTTGCCTCGGGGCTTAAGCTGGCCGATATACCGGAAGATGATTACACAGACGTTATTTTAGATGAAGCTTATGTCATTGGGAAAATGCACCAGTTATCTCTTAAAGAGAATGCTCCAGAGTATGCAAGAACATGGGCAGAAGTGAAGAGTAGCACGCTTGAAGAGCGCTTAATGGATCTAAAATTTAAACTAAAAGACCTTTATAAAGAAAGTAAAAAATAA
- a CDS encoding tetratricopeptide repeat protein — protein sequence MEANLSSIRFNSTQIELTDHTLIEVTGADREAFFQGQVTNDLQALPFKEAQVTARLNRTGKLQSFFTIARLEDKLLILCEKSLVENILTDFNKFIIMDEVELKALDEKVYVHFNYFLEGNNSHLFSTNFYGINAAIDTKPFANVPHTDETELEEVRFLNGYPLWMKDVNESMFINDSYLNEIAISYKKGCFLGQETVAKIENNRGAAYFPVLLQLETNLDISKTDFFVEDKKAGKINYQKDQYLQASLFRDFRIEGKKLTITIDGQNHQVIVHYLPFYKNQTRIEIADELYHDGVDEFQKANTDLAMDFMKRAIAFNPEHSDAYESVGVILGRKEQYQEAIEWMDKLLSVKSSSVMAHTNKSLFLMKMGKIEEAEAEKALATVKTFSMYGEEAKIKKALEAERLKKEEDILRREKMFHQVLEIDADDTVALYGVGDIAFHRENYKEAVANLERVVALDEKYSAAYLLLGKSLEASGNLERAMQVYKKGIDVASKRGDMMPANEMQSRLNQLIVASRLA from the coding sequence ATGGAAGCCAATCTTTCTTCGATTCGATTTAATTCTACTCAAATTGAACTTACTGATCATACCCTGATTGAAGTCACGGGCGCGGATCGTGAAGCCTTTTTTCAAGGCCAGGTCACGAATGATCTTCAAGCACTTCCTTTTAAAGAAGCGCAAGTCACAGCAAGATTAAACCGCACGGGAAAACTCCAGTCATTTTTTACGATCGCAAGACTTGAAGATAAACTTCTTATCTTGTGTGAAAAAAGTCTGGTGGAAAACATTCTGACTGACTTTAATAAGTTTATCATTATGGATGAAGTTGAATTAAAGGCCCTTGATGAAAAGGTCTATGTTCACTTCAATTATTTTCTGGAAGGTAACAACTCACATCTATTCAGCACGAACTTCTACGGAATCAATGCCGCAATCGATACAAAACCTTTTGCGAATGTTCCACATACTGATGAGACTGAATTAGAAGAAGTCCGCTTCTTAAATGGTTATCCTCTTTGGATGAAAGACGTTAATGAATCTATGTTCATCAACGACTCTTACTTAAATGAGATAGCGATCTCGTATAAAAAAGGATGTTTTTTAGGACAGGAGACTGTCGCTAAAATTGAAAACAATAGAGGGGCAGCTTACTTTCCAGTATTACTGCAACTTGAAACGAATCTAGATATTTCAAAAACCGATTTTTTCGTCGAAGATAAAAAGGCCGGAAAAATCAATTACCAAAAAGACCAATACTTGCAGGCAAGTCTCTTTAGAGATTTCCGCATCGAAGGCAAGAAGCTGACAATCACAATCGATGGCCAAAACCACCAAGTGATCGTTCACTATCTTCCTTTTTATAAAAACCAAACCAGAATAGAAATCGCTGATGAACTTTATCACGACGGCGTTGACGAATTCCAAAAGGCCAACACAGATCTGGCGATGGACTTCATGAAGCGCGCGATTGCCTTCAATCCAGAGCACTCTGATGCTTATGAATCGGTTGGAGTTATTTTAGGTCGCAAAGAACAGTACCAGGAAGCTATTGAGTGGATGGACAAACTTTTAAGCGTAAAGAGCTCATCTGTTATGGCCCACACAAATAAATCTCTCTTTTTAATGAAGATGGGAAAGATCGAAGAAGCTGAAGCGGAAAAAGCGCTGGCGACTGTAAAGACTTTTTCAATGTATGGTGAAGAAGCGAAAATAAAAAAAGCGCTTGAAGCCGAAAGACTTAAAAAAGAAGAAGACATCCTTCGCCGTGAAAAGATGTTCCATCAGGTTTTAGAAATTGATGCTGATGATACTGTCGCTTTATATGGAGTGGGAGACATCGCTTTTCATAGAGAAAATTACAAAGAAGCAGTGGCCAACCTTGAGCGCGTCGTCGCTTTAGATGAAAAGTACTCTGCGGCCTATTTGTTACTGGGAAAAAGTCTGGAAGCTTCGGGGAATTTAGAACGTGCGATGCAGGTGTATAAAAAAGGCATCGATGTCGCTTCTAAAAGAGGTGACATGATGCCTGCTAATGAAATGCAATCTAGATTAAACCAACTTATAGTGGCCTCTCGCCTCGCTTAA
- a CDS encoding aKG-HExxH-type peptide beta-hydroxylase encodes MKEQIFSKDFHKKLQKNVEKSFLEFIEDLRIDFQKGFDTDVVDPDFLEQLNDIIHDEVFNTYSPLKFYWLNLVDNLIYVIQLHEELLIEEGIDTDELTDLENELFNFWNDSELSESFLNFLNDGSPVIEVSANLIPLLENQIVSFYVAHLSMYRQEFGDALMYQVVPELGDNEKKIYITDKHLPVALKVTPETYPSLPIRAISPEENKFSIETDTKLVDLKIEAAPAPLVFEELNLFVLPHCEQGEKRQDEFKKSITKALNNIKKVAPHLYTTFKSFTHTIVPVNEKGIVSYSMQSLPGYSCINMFDRDSLDLMDDLLHENGHHYLNTYLNHIDLINEDDDKVYYSPWRKALRPVRGIYHAVFTFFWAMELYSNLNTAAEKKILPFTKEEKIKIKTRFLEEYYMLSYCKPDFTHAFKNKRVNKDGLALINATYERIDAYKKSVESVLAELEGLDKTAFAKIATLKKELSEARGHYKLV; translated from the coding sequence ATGAAAGAGCAAATATTTTCAAAAGATTTCCACAAGAAACTGCAAAAAAATGTTGAGAAAAGTTTTTTAGAATTCATCGAAGACTTAAGAATTGATTTTCAAAAAGGTTTCGACACTGATGTTGTTGATCCAGATTTTTTAGAGCAGTTAAACGACATCATTCACGATGAAGTGTTTAATACTTATTCTCCATTAAAATTTTACTGGTTAAACCTGGTTGATAATTTAATTTATGTGATCCAGCTTCACGAAGAACTTCTTATCGAAGAAGGAATTGATACTGACGAATTAACAGATTTAGAAAATGAACTTTTCAACTTCTGGAATGACTCGGAATTATCTGAGAGTTTCTTAAACTTCTTAAATGATGGGTCTCCTGTTATTGAAGTTTCAGCAAACTTAATTCCACTTTTAGAAAACCAAATCGTGTCTTTCTATGTTGCTCACTTAAGTATGTACCGTCAGGAATTTGGGGACGCTCTAATGTACCAAGTTGTTCCAGAGCTTGGTGATAACGAAAAGAAAATCTACATTACTGATAAACACTTACCTGTTGCACTGAAAGTAACTCCAGAAACATACCCTTCTCTTCCAATCAGAGCTATTTCTCCTGAAGAAAACAAGTTCTCGATTGAAACGGACACGAAGCTTGTCGATTTAAAGATTGAAGCTGCTCCTGCTCCACTGGTTTTTGAAGAATTAAATCTTTTTGTCCTTCCTCACTGCGAACAAGGTGAGAAACGTCAGGATGAATTTAAGAAGAGTATTACGAAGGCCCTAAACAATATTAAAAAAGTGGCGCCTCATTTATATACAACGTTCAAGAGTTTTACTCACACGATCGTTCCGGTAAATGAAAAAGGAATCGTTAGTTATTCAATGCAATCACTTCCTGGTTACTCATGCATTAACATGTTTGACCGCGATTCATTAGACCTGATGGATGATTTACTTCATGAAAACGGTCACCACTACCTGAATACTTACTTAAACCACATTGACCTGATCAATGAAGACGACGACAAGGTTTATTACTCTCCATGGAGAAAGGCGCTTCGCCCGGTTCGTGGGATCTACCATGCAGTCTTTACGTTCTTCTGGGCAATGGAGCTTTACTCTAACCTAAACACGGCAGCGGAAAAGAAAATCCTTCCTTTTACTAAAGAAGAAAAGATTAAAATCAAAACTCGCTTCTTAGAAGAGTACTACATGCTTAGTTACTGCAAACCCGACTTCACACATGCGTTTAAGAACAAACGCGTGAATAAGGACGGCCTAGCGCTTATCAACGCTACTTATGAGCGCATCGATGCTTATAAAAAGTCAGTTGAAAGTGTTTTAGCTGAACTTGAAGGATTGGATAAGACGGCTTTCGCTAAAATCGCGACTCTGAAAAAAGAGTTAAGCGAGGCGAGAGGCCACTATAAGTTGGTTTAA
- a CDS encoding FHA domain-containing protein has translation MAVILIIKTEEGEVTELPVLNKIIMGRSSSADFTIKDSKMSGQHCTFEMTHKGQLMFTDLGSTNGSFFNNSRISQTAVKINDVVRVGNTLIRIDEKRLSASERMSIGLSTRKVENEKTLPVMSAKERKAIENAEIQSEEAADKSPKRRTVVLDKSIKEKKKAPDDFNGVDTILDQEASTGDTKMLKLDSNAKEVVKKKK, from the coding sequence ATGGCAGTAATTCTGATTATTAAGACAGAGGAAGGCGAAGTCACTGAGCTACCTGTCCTTAACAAGATTATCATGGGGCGCTCTAGTTCCGCTGATTTCACAATCAAAGATTCAAAAATGTCTGGGCAACACTGCACATTTGAGATGACTCATAAAGGGCAGTTAATGTTTACTGACCTTGGATCTACCAACGGATCGTTTTTTAATAACAGCCGCATCAGTCAGACTGCAGTTAAGATTAACGACGTGGTTCGTGTGGGTAACACACTTATCAGGATTGATGAGAAACGACTATCGGCCAGCGAGAGAATGTCTATTGGCCTCTCTACTAGGAAAGTAGAAAACGAAAAAACTCTTCCAGTCATGAGTGCCAAAGAAAGAAAGGCAATAGAAAACGCCGAAATTCAATCCGAAGAAGCGGCCGACAAATCTCCTAAGAGACGCACTGTCGTTCTAGATAAAAGTATTAAAGAAAAAAAGAAGGCACCGGATGATTTTAATGGTGTTGATACTATTTTAGACCAGGAAGCAAGTACTGGTGACACCAAGATGCTAAAACTTGATAGCAATGCCAAAGAAGTCGTTAAAAAGAAAAAGTAA